The sequence ttttattttattttatttttttaatgcaaaaacaagtattttattttggcagcactaaaagaaaaaaaaaatcactgtatttCTACATTGAGGTGAAAAGTGTTTAAACTTTCTTATCAGTCAAATACATTCCAAAAGAAAGTATGTTCTATGCAGGTTCCAGAGCACAGGCAATTCTTAACACAATAATACAGGAATCTTTAATACTGAAAATGACTCTGTTCTGACAGGGTGTTTAACAAACATAACTTTCTAATTATAAAACCACTGAAGCAACCTCTTCCTAGTTACTGTGTCAAGAGTGAAGCTGGGCTTGTACATTAATACTCTTAATTTCACTGTAATACTTTTTACTGATATGAcgattttaaataaactttgctGTACTTAAAATAAGTCTTGAAAGTGGAAAAGTGTACAAAGTTCCAGATAAAAAGATTAATAGATGCAATTTAAATAGTTTCCCCTCTTCTTTCTTATCAATTAACGATTTTACCTCTAGCAGATACATACTGAACTTTAAAACGCAATTCTCAAAATGAAAACTTGCGTTTTAAATCTTAATCAGACATAAACAGAAAAGATGACTATATTTGGACAACTTTTacaagaattttgttgttgtattAAAGCAGAAACCAGTTCCTAAACCTTTTTATTCAATTGTATATCCTATTTGAACAAATATCAAAAATAGAAGACTGTTActacttttgcttttataattctgattttgttttgttttttttcttactgcAGTCTTCTATAACTTTTACAGAGTTCATGGTCCCTAATATCTCCCCACCCTCCATTTTTCCTAGGTGGGGAAAGGGCTGTCATAAACTTCTCACTGATAGTTAGAGTTTCTGGAAACAGGTACTGTTTGTTATTATTTAAGAGTGACTCAAGTTGGGCACTCTGGGTGGCTGGTCTACAAGTTTTTTGGTGATGCATACCACAGTCTCCAGCATGAAAAATCCTAGGAACTTGAGGAACCAGCACTTTCCAGAATTTTGGAAGACAAGATACAGTCAAATATTGAAGGGTCCAGTCCCAGTTATAATCATCATAAGTACAGAAAGTGTCTGTGCACTCAATCAGCTTCTGATAGGCTTCCCGGGTCAGGGCCAGACCCATATTGTGCTCTGTGGATTTCCACGTTTTCACATCTACCTTGTCAGCCACGTCATAGAAATTTCGAATGGCAGTATAGGTCCCCAGGGAGAGAACATCACACTCGGGGCACTCTAGCTGCTTTAATTTCCACATCTTTTTGAAGACATGGTAAAAGTCTGGGGCTAAGTAGTGATCCTCCTCTAGGAAAAGTATGAGGCCAGCATAGTCTCGAAGGACTTTGACCCTCTCCCATACAAAATGCAGCTTCCACCACCAGTGGTGTTTGGTTTGGGAGAACTTGGCCTCTCTATAATGGCCGAAGGAGTCGGGATATTCAGCGTTAATGCATCTCATCCGCAAAGCTGCATTCTTCTCCACGTCTCTGGGGCAATCTCTAGGGTCAGTGCCCGGGAACTCGTTAGGGTACAACTGAATGCTGAAAGGAAAGAACACCTGCAGAACTGGACAGAAATCTACCCCAGCAATCAGCTGATTGATTTCGGTCGACCAGAAGTCATGGCTAAAGATGACGAGGACGTCGTCGACTCCCTGGGCTTTTCAAAGTGAGTCCAGCAGCAGTTTGAGGTATTCGGGCCGGTTGTGCACCTGGACCACCAGCGCCAGCTCTCGGGGGGTCCAGGAGCCGGCCTTATCTACATTCCTCAGCGTCTGGTCAAAGTTCAGCTGGTACACTAGGGACCGGTACCGCAGCGTCAGATTGTCCACCTCGGGCTGCGGGGCCGCGGCGACCAGCGGAGCCGCCGACTCGTTGGAGCCCTGGCGGATGCCCACCGACACGGCGAGATGGTCCCCGGCCCGGGCGCCCGCACCCCGCGCGGGATCGGCGTCCAGCAGCGGCGGGGCGAGGGCCTCGTTCTTCCTTTGTCGCCCATTGCTGCTCCAGAGGACGAAGCCGCAGGCGGCCACCACGAGCGTCAAGATCAGCACCTTCCGCTTATAGATGCGGAACCTCGTGGTCTCCGGGGCCGGGCGcgggcaggcgggcgggcgggaGGGCGGGCGCGGAAAGGAGCTAGCGGCTCCGGCGGGGAAGGGGCGGGCGGGCTggcaataatattttaaatttaattaatgttAACAACTACTCTGAGAACCCAGTTGTGTAACATGGAGACAATTTTGGCTATGTTAGGACCCAGTGTGAAAAtagaaatcataaatataaaatgtccttacagatggctaataggcacatgaaaagaagctcaccATCGCTAATCACTAGAAAAatacaagtcaaaactacaatgaggtatcaccaagtaatggtcagaatggctattactAAAAAGGCTAGaagtaacaaatgttggagagcgtgtggagaaaacggaaccctcctacactgttagtgggaatgtaaaacggtgcagttactatggaaaacagtatggaggctcctcaaaaaactgaaaatagagttgggatacaatccagcaatcccattcctggacatatatccagatgaaattataattcaaaaagataaatgcacccctAGGTtcacaacactatttacaatatccaagacatggaaacagcctaaatatccatcaacggatgaatagataaagaagatgtggtatatgtatataacggaatattattcaccattaaaaagagtgaaataatgctatttgcagccacatggatgcaactagagattatcctaTTAAGTAAccaaagtaaatcagaaagacaattacaataccatatgatatctcttctatgtaaaacctaaaatatgacatcaatgaaaatatttacaccacagaaacaaattcacagatatagagaacttgTGCTTCcaagggagagggggtgggggagggacgggttgggagactgggattagcAGAATGCAAAGTATTATatttaggatggataaacagcaaggttccACTGTACAGCATAAGGAATTATATACAGAATCCTGtgataaacaataatggaaaagaatatgaaaaattatatatatatatgcaactgaatcactttgttggacagcagaaattaaaacaacattgtaaatca comes from Dama dama isolate Ldn47 chromosome 16, ASM3311817v1, whole genome shotgun sequence and encodes:
- the LOC133071010 gene encoding LOW QUALITY PROTEIN: alpha-1,6-mannosyl-glycoprotein 2-beta-N-acetylglucosaminyltransferase-like (The sequence of the model RefSeq protein was modified relative to this genomic sequence to represent the inferred CDS: substituted 1 base at 1 genomic stop codon), which gives rise to MYRSLRAAVAGNPTPLHAEALAEEPTADGGPRWELGHLAGVHRPPLRWRPAARVPHERKDGACQCSTHRTRQPASKCLSNQNLSFSSMLQDQQMSLSHKDYRPLGAGPEAEIVNITVSPLEAMLRYLGGGGPVVSTLHPLASDLAPSRLVSCVFSSRRRHPEELSPVPEPGVPLEFFTSILSSPQQGSPFIIISPPDIAFHLPVNISWAAQPARPFPAGAASSFPRPPSRPPACPRPAPETTRFRIYKRKVLILTLVVAACGFVLWSSNGRQRKNEALAPPLLDADPARGAGARAGDHLAVSVGIRQGSNESAAPLVAAAPQPEVDNLTLRYRSLVYQLNFDQTLRNVDKAGSWTPRELALVVQVHNRPEYLKLLLDSLXKAQGVDDVLVIFSHDFWSTEINQLIAGVDFCPVLQVFFPFSIQLYPNEFPGTDPRDCPRDVEKNAALRMRCINAEYPDSFGHYREAKFSQTKHHWWWKLHFVWERVKVLRDYAGLILFLEEDHYLAPDFYHVFKKMWKLKQLECPECDVLSLGTYTAIRNFYDVADKVDVKTWKSTEHNMGLALTREAYQKLIECTDTFCTYDDYNWDWTLQYLTVSCLPKFWKVLVPQVPRIFHAGDCGMHHQKTCRPATQSAQLESLLNNNKQYLFPETLTISEKFMTALSPPRKNGGWGDIRDHELCKSYRRLQ